The following proteins come from a genomic window of Corynebacterium hansenii:
- a CDS encoding ABC transporter ATP-binding protein, giving the protein MTSVNASLPKTARLTRRLTVADFSVTAGGRTLLPPVNLDVGAGSVVAVTGASGSGKSTLLRAILGELPDGASAAGSIAVDGRDPLALAERELRDFRGTAVAYVDQDPATALNPTHSVNRILREVSAGRHSARELADLVGLDHRLLRRRIGQLSGGQQRRVALARALSKDAGLILADEPLAGLDPRARVRIVDMLRRIADEHGHAIVVTGHLIDSDPQVRARLDDVACIARPLAPASGGSGRSGLTTEPRDRHTADSPEGSPDHPGGGAQVLDAMLRTVAAPDGRIIADAVGVTAAAGEVLGICGDSGCGKTTVARALAGWDRCDGTIRVDGRELPSSRRRPRKDRHLVQLVPQDTRGTLDPRRSVEWILGRPLELRSGKRAGRERIVDLLRAVGLDDAVLAATPPRLSGGQRQRVAIARALAAGPRVLVCDEATSALDAANSERIGRLLRDLARDRGIAVLVISHDHGFLARWCDRVVDAGAEWKPRERGV; this is encoded by the coding sequence ATGACCTCCGTCAATGCCTCGCTGCCGAAGACCGCGCGGCTGACCCGCCGGCTCACGGTCGCGGACTTCTCCGTCACGGCGGGCGGCCGGACGCTGCTGCCGCCGGTGAACCTCGACGTGGGCGCGGGCTCCGTCGTCGCGGTCACCGGCGCTTCGGGGTCCGGGAAGTCGACGTTGTTGCGCGCGATCCTGGGCGAGCTGCCGGACGGGGCCTCGGCCGCGGGGTCCATCGCCGTCGATGGCAGGGACCCCCTGGCGCTCGCCGAGCGGGAATTGCGCGACTTCCGCGGGACCGCGGTCGCGTACGTGGATCAGGATCCCGCGACCGCCCTCAACCCGACGCATTCGGTGAATCGGATACTCCGGGAAGTGTCCGCGGGGCGGCATTCGGCGCGCGAACTGGCGGATCTGGTCGGACTGGATCACCGTCTTCTGCGCCGCCGCATCGGGCAGTTGTCCGGGGGCCAGCAGCGCCGCGTCGCCCTGGCCCGCGCGCTGTCCAAGGATGCCGGACTGATCCTGGCCGATGAACCGCTCGCCGGGCTCGACCCGCGCGCCCGCGTGCGGATCGTGGACATGCTGCGCCGCATCGCGGACGAGCACGGCCATGCCATCGTGGTCACCGGCCATCTGATCGACTCCGACCCGCAGGTGCGCGCGCGACTCGACGACGTCGCGTGCATCGCCCGCCCGTTGGCGCCCGCATCCGGCGGTTCCGGGCGATCGGGCTTGACGACGGAACCGCGGGACCGGCACACGGCCGACTCGCCGGAGGGTTCTCCGGATCATCCCGGTGGTGGGGCGCAGGTCCTCGACGCGATGCTCCGGACGGTCGCGGCTCCGGATGGGCGGATCATCGCGGATGCCGTCGGCGTGACCGCCGCGGCCGGCGAAGTCCTCGGGATTTGCGGGGACTCCGGCTGCGGAAAGACGACCGTCGCCCGCGCGCTCGCGGGATGGGACCGCTGCGACGGGACGATTCGGGTGGATGGCAGGGAGCTGCCCTCGAGCCGGCGCAGGCCGCGGAAGGACCGCCACCTGGTTCAGCTGGTGCCCCAGGACACCCGGGGCACGCTCGATCCCCGGCGCAGCGTGGAGTGGATCCTCGGGCGCCCGCTCGAGCTGAGAAGCGGAAAGCGCGCCGGGCGGGAGCGGATCGTCGATCTCCTCCGCGCCGTGGGCCTCGATGATGCGGTCCTCGCCGCTACCCCTCCGCGGCTATCGGGAGGCCAGCGGCAGCGCGTCGCCATCGCGCGCGCACTCGCCGCCGGGCCGCGGGTGCTCGTCTGCGACGAGGCCACGTCGGCGCTCGACGCGGCGAATTCGGAGCGAATCGGCCGTCTGCTCCGGGACCTGGCCCGCGACCGCGGGATCGCGGTGCTGGTCATCAGCCACGACCACGGCTTCCTGGCCCGCTGGTGCGATCGGGTCGTGGACGCGGGGGCCGAGTGGAAGCCCCGCGAACGCGGCGTTTAG
- a CDS encoding 2-deoxyribose-5-phosphate aldolase, whose translation MSQQLPPTPRIPARHAAKTDVAVLDPELPAAVVRSAVAAAAGAGCAGVRLLPAMLDQLGEGGAGRLRLGAVCGFPTGRSHVLVKAAEARLAAEHGAHDVAVVVDRAAVAAGDANAVLSEVVALRGAVAAPTQLTIVVEAGLHASGVLDDDTFDAIIGAIAAGGADAVATSTGWARPGGGGAAAAAGAEQILRIRAAAPGLGIIAVVHGEAVDVKTVDGEAGEASASSSDRAGELLAAGAHVVQAEYEPQ comes from the coding sequence ATGAGCCAGCAGTTGCCGCCCACGCCGCGGATCCCCGCGCGGCATGCCGCGAAAACCGATGTCGCCGTCCTCGATCCCGAACTGCCCGCCGCCGTCGTCCGGTCGGCCGTCGCCGCCGCGGCCGGTGCGGGGTGCGCGGGCGTGCGGTTGTTGCCCGCGATGCTCGATCAGCTCGGCGAGGGCGGGGCGGGACGGCTCCGGCTCGGGGCGGTCTGCGGCTTTCCGACGGGCCGGTCCCACGTTCTGGTGAAGGCCGCCGAAGCGCGGTTGGCCGCGGAACACGGCGCCCATGATGTGGCGGTGGTCGTGGATCGGGCGGCGGTGGCGGCCGGCGACGCCAACGCGGTGCTGTCCGAGGTCGTGGCGCTGCGCGGGGCGGTGGCGGCGCCGACGCAGCTGACCATCGTCGTGGAGGCCGGTCTCCATGCGTCGGGGGTGCTCGACGACGACACCTTCGACGCGATCATCGGGGCGATCGCGGCCGGCGGCGCCGACGCGGTGGCCACATCCACGGGTTGGGCGCGGCCGGGTGGAGGGGGCGCGGCCGCCGCGGCCGGGGCCGAGCAGATCCTCCGCATCCGCGCCGCGGCGCCGGGACTGGGCATCATCGCCGTAGTGCACGGGGAAGCGGTCGATGTGAAAACGGTCGACGGGGAAGCGGGGGAGGCGTCGGCGTCGTCAAGCGATCGGGCCGGTGAGCTGCTGGCCGCCGGGGCCCACGTGGTGCAGGCGGAATACGAGCCGCAGTAG
- a CDS encoding MATE family efflux transporter, translating into MSSAPAATPPGSLRRQLVALAAPIAGTQLAQIALSTTDTAMMGLLGVEALAGGGLAVVIFNQVRTMGVGLVVPLGNQVAAADSSSAGRDRVRAHVRAGFLVATVAALVGALAIVGIGALLPFLGQPGGVVDAARPMLWALAPGLLPCLWFQVIRQFTVGMRRPRGMLGITVASIAVNAALNLALIHGWGPFPVMGLAGIGASTSVVHAAVLVAFWAVVRRDDVLAPCFSPAFWWAAAADVRSLARLGVPVSATYASEAGMFSVLAFVMGSISATALAAHNVVYQVTFIVFQLAIGFSHASSILVSRQTGSGDAAGALAVMRLALGHMLAAVVISGVFYAAAPELVLAPFLGRDGDPATVSLAASLLLIGVVMQFADSAQNIGLGLLRGLGDTVSGFRLSVVGYWIVGLPAALALAFGAHLGAAGVWWGLTLGLATTAVLMLRHFRRSLRDVSPRDVGGSPADA; encoded by the coding sequence ATGAGCTCAGCCCCCGCCGCGACCCCGCCCGGTTCCCTCCGCCGGCAATTGGTGGCCCTGGCGGCCCCCATCGCGGGCACCCAACTGGCGCAGATCGCCCTGTCCACGACGGACACCGCGATGATGGGCTTGCTCGGGGTCGAGGCGCTCGCCGGCGGCGGTCTCGCGGTCGTGATCTTCAATCAGGTCCGCACCATGGGCGTCGGTCTCGTCGTACCGCTCGGCAACCAGGTCGCGGCCGCCGATTCGTCATCCGCGGGCCGCGACCGGGTGCGCGCGCACGTCCGCGCGGGTTTCCTCGTGGCCACGGTCGCCGCGCTCGTCGGGGCGCTGGCCATCGTCGGCATCGGCGCCCTGCTGCCGTTTCTCGGCCAGCCCGGCGGGGTGGTCGACGCCGCGCGGCCGATGCTGTGGGCGCTCGCCCCGGGCCTTCTGCCCTGCCTGTGGTTCCAGGTGATCCGCCAGTTCACGGTCGGCATGCGGCGGCCGCGCGGCATGCTGGGGATCACGGTCGCCTCCATCGCGGTGAACGCCGCGCTGAACCTGGCGCTGATCCACGGTTGGGGGCCTTTCCCGGTGATGGGCCTGGCGGGCATCGGCGCGTCGACGTCGGTTGTGCATGCGGCGGTCCTGGTGGCGTTTTGGGCGGTGGTGCGCCGCGACGACGTCCTGGCCCCGTGCTTCTCCCCCGCCTTCTGGTGGGCCGCCGCTGCGGACGTCCGCTCCCTCGCGCGGCTCGGCGTCCCGGTGTCGGCCACCTACGCGTCCGAGGCCGGCATGTTCTCCGTGCTGGCCTTCGTCATGGGGTCGATCTCGGCGACCGCGCTGGCCGCGCACAACGTGGTCTACCAGGTCACCTTCATCGTCTTCCAGCTCGCCATCGGCTTTTCCCACGCCTCCTCGATCCTCGTGAGCCGCCAGACGGGCTCCGGTGATGCCGCCGGGGCGCTGGCGGTCATGCGGCTCGCGCTCGGGCACATGCTCGCGGCGGTGGTCATCTCGGGCGTCTTCTACGCGGCGGCCCCGGAGCTGGTCCTGGCGCCGTTCCTCGGCCGCGACGGCGATCCCGCCACGGTTTCCCTGGCCGCTTCCCTGCTGCTCATCGGAGTCGTCATGCAATTCGCGGACTCGGCCCAGAACATCGGCCTCGGTTTGCTGCGCGGGCTCGGCGACACGGTCTCCGGGTTCCGGCTTTCGGTGGTCGGCTACTGGATCGTCGGGCTGCCGGCCGCGCTGGCGCTCGCGTTCGGGGCGCATCTCGGCGCCGCCGGCGTGTGGTGGGGCCTGACGCTGGGCTTGGCGACGACCGCCGTCCTCATGCTCCGCCATTTCCGCCGCAGCCTCCGCGACGTCAGTCCCCGCGATGTCGGGGGCTCTCCCGCGGACGCCTGA
- a CDS encoding DUF2516 family protein, producing MIFEIYRMIEVIFRIALPMLLAVAAVVGLVMVLTTRADAFDAADRKSKGVWAGMLAGSAAFLAFPMIGWMMLGIPIIASLVITGIYWLDVRPQIRGILDNAQGGW from the coding sequence ATGATTTTCGAGATCTACAGGATGATCGAGGTCATCTTCCGCATCGCCCTGCCGATGCTGCTGGCCGTTGCCGCAGTGGTCGGGCTGGTGATGGTTCTGACCACGCGGGCCGACGCGTTCGACGCGGCCGACCGCAAGAGCAAGGGCGTGTGGGCGGGGATGCTCGCGGGTTCCGCGGCGTTCCTGGCGTTCCCGATGATCGGGTGGATGATGCTCGGCATCCCGATCATCGCGTCGCTCGTGATCACGGGGATCTACTGGCTCGACGTGCGCCCGCAGATCCGCGGCATCCTGGACAACGCCCAGGGCGGTTGGTAG
- a CDS encoding ABC transporter permease: MARVVVRRTRSGRAATRESPARRLGRRFLGRLALLAGVLALVFAAVDMLPGSAAKGVLGANATDDAVHAKNLELGLDRAWPIRFLRWLGGLLSGDMGTSIRGRRVGELVAAALPETMILVGAAVLVAVPCSVALGAWWATSAGRRARRSADALTTTAIAVPEFVIATMLVVLFALLLDALPAATIVTADGSIAAPDMRVLPALALVIPQIGWNGRVVHAAVADHVGDPHVTQAILDGVPPRRVLLHHVLPMALPTIAASAATSTGMLVGGAVVVETAFNHPGIGNLLSSAVAAKDSVTAAAIVAVVGILIACVLTASDAVRVAVTGRAA; the protein is encoded by the coding sequence GTGGCTCGCGTCGTAGTGCGGCGGACCCGATCCGGACGCGCGGCCACGCGGGAATCCCCGGCGCGGCGGCTCGGGCGGCGCTTCCTGGGCCGCCTGGCCCTGCTGGCGGGAGTGCTGGCGCTGGTGTTCGCCGCCGTCGACATGCTGCCCGGATCGGCGGCCAAGGGGGTACTCGGGGCGAACGCGACGGATGACGCCGTCCACGCGAAGAACCTGGAGCTCGGGCTCGACCGGGCGTGGCCGATCAGGTTCCTGCGGTGGCTCGGCGGACTGTTGTCCGGCGACATGGGCACCTCCATCCGGGGCCGGCGGGTCGGCGAACTCGTCGCCGCCGCGCTGCCGGAGACGATGATCCTCGTCGGCGCGGCCGTGCTCGTCGCGGTGCCGTGCTCGGTGGCGCTGGGCGCATGGTGGGCGACGTCGGCGGGGCGCCGTGCGCGGCGATCGGCGGACGCGCTCACGACCACCGCGATCGCCGTGCCCGAGTTCGTCATCGCGACCATGCTGGTGGTCCTCTTCGCCTTGCTTCTCGACGCCTTGCCCGCCGCGACGATCGTGACCGCCGATGGTTCGATCGCCGCGCCCGACATGAGGGTGTTGCCGGCCCTTGCGCTGGTCATTCCCCAAATCGGCTGGAATGGCCGGGTGGTGCACGCCGCCGTCGCCGATCACGTGGGCGATCCGCATGTCACGCAGGCCATTCTCGACGGCGTGCCGCCCCGGCGGGTGTTGCTCCATCACGTTTTGCCGATGGCGCTGCCGACGATCGCCGCGTCGGCGGCCACCTCCACCGGGATGCTCGTCGGCGGCGCCGTCGTCGTGGAGACCGCGTTCAACCACCCCGGCATCGGCAACCTCCTGTCCTCGGCGGTGGCGGCGAAGGATTCCGTCACCGCCGCCGCGATCGTCGCCGTCGTCGGCATCCTCATCGCCTGCGTCCTCACCGCCTCCGATGCGGTGCGGGTCGCCGTCACGGGGCGCGCCGCATGA
- a CDS encoding UDP-N-acetylmuramate dehydrogenase, with protein MHESALTRISGVSGAEIDHDVAFRDLTTLRIGGKPAAAVRCATVDAVVDVVRELDSAGVPLLIVGGGSNLVVADDPGDVVAVIIEADAVVLGTSGHGLDVDGATVEAEAGAVWDDVVEMSVAAGFGGLECLSGIPGSAGATPVQNVGAYGAEVSSTLEAVRLYDRRTGVDEWVSPDSLELAYRYSNLKFTARAVVLAVRFRLTVDGLSAPLRYGELAKRLGVGPEEGASGQARRPVADVREAVLALRRGKGMVLDDADHDTWSAGSFFTNPIVGEAEVEVVRGRVAEKCGAGVAESMPSYPGGKLSAAWLIERAGFPKGHPGDGAPARLSTKHTLALTNRGDATAADLIALAREIRDGVRDAFGVTLVPEPVWIGAELD; from the coding sequence GTGCACGAATCAGCCTTGACGCGAATCTCCGGTGTTTCCGGGGCCGAAATCGACCACGACGTGGCTTTCCGCGATCTGACCACCCTGCGGATCGGCGGGAAACCCGCCGCCGCGGTGCGCTGCGCGACCGTCGACGCCGTCGTGGACGTCGTCCGGGAGCTCGACTCCGCGGGCGTGCCGCTGCTGATCGTCGGCGGCGGCTCGAACCTCGTCGTCGCCGACGACCCCGGCGACGTGGTGGCGGTGATCATCGAGGCCGACGCCGTCGTGCTGGGCACGTCCGGCCACGGCCTCGACGTCGACGGCGCGACCGTCGAGGCGGAGGCCGGCGCGGTGTGGGACGACGTCGTGGAGATGTCCGTCGCCGCGGGTTTCGGCGGCCTGGAGTGCCTGTCCGGCATCCCCGGCTCCGCGGGCGCGACGCCGGTGCAGAACGTCGGCGCGTACGGGGCGGAGGTGTCCTCGACCCTGGAGGCCGTGCGCCTGTACGACCGCCGCACCGGCGTCGACGAATGGGTCTCGCCCGACTCGCTCGAGCTGGCGTACAGGTACTCGAACCTGAAGTTCACCGCCCGCGCGGTCGTGCTGGCGGTGCGCTTCCGCCTGACCGTTGACGGCCTGTCCGCGCCGCTGCGCTACGGCGAGCTGGCCAAGCGCCTGGGCGTCGGCCCGGAGGAGGGCGCGTCGGGCCAGGCGCGCCGGCCGGTGGCCGACGTCCGCGAGGCGGTGCTGGCCCTGCGCCGCGGCAAGGGCATGGTGCTTGACGACGCCGACCACGACACCTGGTCGGCCGGGTCGTTTTTCACCAACCCCATCGTCGGCGAGGCCGAAGTCGAGGTCGTGCGCGGGCGCGTCGCGGAGAAGTGCGGTGCCGGGGTCGCCGAGTCGATGCCGTCCTACCCGGGCGGCAAGCTGTCGGCGGCGTGGCTCATCGAGCGCGCGGGCTTCCCGAAGGGACATCCGGGCGACGGAGCCCCGGCCCGCTTGTCGACGAAGCACACCCTGGCGCTGACCAACCGGGGAGACGCCACCGCGGCCGACCTCATCGCCCTGGCCCGGGAGATCCGCGACGGCGTCCGCGACGCATTCGGCGTGACGCTGGTGCCCGAGCCGGTGTGGATCGGCGCAGAGCTGGACTAG
- a CDS encoding ABC transporter permease subunit, translated as MSAGVIRRCVPALAVALFVIGGFLRGRFSDGFDAGAATAVPFLGPSAEHLLGTDKLGRDVLDRLLVGGAGLLAVALVLAAAVTALGAVLGALAALRPAADAGLRWLTDGAVLIPAVLAMLVLGAALPDAGFTAIGIAGVVLGTPYAAKVFQSAAAVAVMNGHVEAAEGIGESLPRLIFAEVLPMLRQTIIAVFGLRLVEATYLVSTAAFLHIPTGLAETNWAQSVRDNGAGLLLNPWAALAPALAIAAASIAVLAATRGQPGSGRAEVGG; from the coding sequence ATGAGCGCCGGGGTCATTCGAAGGTGCGTGCCGGCGCTGGCCGTCGCGCTTTTCGTCATCGGCGGATTCCTCCGCGGAAGGTTCTCGGACGGTTTCGACGCCGGTGCCGCGACGGCCGTCCCCTTCCTCGGCCCGTCGGCGGAGCACCTGCTCGGCACCGACAAACTCGGGCGCGACGTCCTCGACCGGCTGCTCGTCGGGGGAGCGGGGCTGCTGGCGGTGGCGCTCGTCCTCGCCGCGGCCGTCACCGCGCTGGGCGCGGTGCTCGGCGCGTTGGCCGCGCTCCGGCCGGCCGCCGACGCCGGCCTGCGGTGGCTCACCGATGGGGCGGTGCTGATTCCCGCGGTGCTCGCGATGCTGGTGCTCGGCGCGGCCCTCCCCGACGCCGGGTTCACCGCCATCGGAATCGCCGGGGTGGTGCTCGGCACCCCGTACGCGGCCAAGGTGTTCCAATCCGCGGCGGCGGTCGCCGTGATGAACGGGCACGTCGAAGCGGCCGAGGGGATCGGCGAATCCCTGCCCCGCCTGATCTTCGCGGAGGTGCTGCCGATGCTGCGGCAGACGATCATCGCGGTCTTCGGGCTGCGCCTGGTCGAGGCCACGTATCTGGTGTCCACCGCGGCTTTCCTGCACATTCCCACGGGGCTGGCGGAAACGAATTGGGCGCAGTCGGTGCGCGACAACGGCGCGGGCCTGCTGCTGAATCCGTGGGCGGCCCTCGCCCCGGCTCTGGCCATCGCCGCCGCCTCCATCGCGGTGCTGGCGGCCACCCGCGGGCAACCCGGGTCCGGACGGGCGGAGGTGGGCGGATGA
- a CDS encoding DUF2505 domain-containing protein encodes MASHTEITANVNYAPAKVHEALSDVAYWTYLAENLSTPAGEVVSFDNEGDRINVELKQTLATDALPDAVKTLIKNDLIVVRKISWGPLAGDSADATVDADVTGMPVTFSGTQKLTPAGDGSAIVTGADVTVNVPMMGAVLEPKVAGAVDGLFQKEAGILQEYLAKNA; translated from the coding sequence ATGGCTTCCCACACCGAGATCACCGCCAACGTCAATTACGCCCCCGCCAAGGTCCACGAGGCCCTGTCGGACGTCGCCTACTGGACGTACCTGGCCGAGAACCTTTCCACGCCCGCGGGCGAGGTCGTCTCCTTCGACAACGAGGGCGACCGCATCAACGTCGAGCTCAAGCAGACCCTGGCCACGGACGCCCTGCCGGACGCCGTGAAGACCCTGATCAAGAACGACCTGATCGTCGTGCGCAAGATCTCCTGGGGCCCGCTGGCCGGCGATTCCGCCGACGCCACCGTCGACGCCGACGTCACGGGCATGCCGGTGACCTTCTCCGGCACCCAGAAGCTGACCCCGGCGGGCGACGGCTCGGCCATCGTCACCGGCGCGGACGTCACCGTGAACGTGCCGATGATGGGCGCCGTCCTGGAGCCGAAGGTCGCCGGCGCGGTCGACGGCCTCTTCCAGAAGGAAGCCGGCATCCTGCAGGAGTACCTGGCCAAGAACGCCTAG
- a CDS encoding ABC transporter substrate-binding protein, whose amino-acid sequence MPAIDRRRFLIGTAGVAALAALSACGRNSGTEDTPEGAGDAPREGGTLRVGVLGKPDATQQDPHQNLSNDSDFLIMSLVYDALTVPNRDENVAPRLARSWEQSPDGRTWTFTIADGATFHDGTPVTAEDVVWSLRRIAKDKTIAFKVPVPADQVRVVDDTRFSLTSPQPNSQIPLLVRLVTFVMKKGAEPGDWSGSGPFKMDSYSDGRARLVRNEAWHGGAPHLDAIEVIPFASAEAMGNAIQGGDIDLASAVGAVAGRTAEANDRLTVIRRPNDSVMPIIMRTASGPFADPRVREAMRLIVDRPRMVESILSGYGAVGNDILGTGDQFHDASLPQRERDLERAKRLLAEANFDTARTYDFFTIDEATGQVDSAKLFARQAAEAGVKIEVKVQDSTTFYDSTWCKADLYIMTWGTNDSVAFFADKVLKKDAKNNETGWDDPAFEAAYSELLAARDESAQRAASKKMQRAEYDGSGYVVWGIVDGIDVAAKTVRGLPTAPGFGRMQLEKAWLAS is encoded by the coding sequence ATGCCCGCAATTGACCGGCGGCGTTTTCTGATCGGAACTGCCGGGGTCGCGGCACTGGCGGCGCTGTCCGCCTGCGGGCGAAACAGCGGGACGGAGGACACCCCGGAAGGCGCCGGCGACGCGCCCCGGGAGGGCGGCACGCTCCGCGTCGGGGTGCTGGGGAAGCCGGACGCCACCCAGCAGGACCCGCACCAGAACCTGTCCAACGACAGCGACTTCCTGATCATGTCGCTGGTCTACGACGCGCTCACCGTGCCGAACCGGGACGAGAACGTCGCCCCGCGGTTGGCCCGCAGCTGGGAGCAATCCCCGGACGGCCGGACCTGGACGTTCACCATCGCCGATGGCGCGACGTTCCACGACGGCACGCCCGTCACCGCGGAAGACGTCGTGTGGTCCCTGCGGCGGATCGCGAAGGACAAGACGATCGCGTTCAAGGTGCCCGTGCCCGCCGACCAGGTGCGGGTCGTCGACGACACCCGCTTCTCGCTGACGTCTCCGCAGCCGAACAGCCAGATCCCGCTGCTGGTGCGGCTGGTCACCTTCGTCATGAAGAAGGGCGCCGAGCCCGGGGACTGGAGCGGCTCCGGGCCGTTCAAGATGGACTCGTACTCCGACGGCCGCGCCAGGCTGGTGCGCAACGAAGCGTGGCACGGCGGCGCCCCGCACCTCGACGCCATCGAGGTGATCCCGTTCGCCTCCGCCGAAGCAATGGGCAACGCGATCCAGGGCGGCGACATCGACCTCGCCTCGGCCGTCGGCGCCGTCGCCGGCCGCACCGCGGAGGCGAACGACCGGCTCACCGTGATCCGCCGCCCCAACGACTCCGTGATGCCGATCATCATGCGCACGGCCTCGGGGCCCTTCGCCGACCCGAGGGTCCGCGAGGCCATGCGGCTGATCGTGGACCGGCCCCGGATGGTGGAGTCGATTCTCTCCGGGTACGGCGCGGTCGGCAACGACATCCTCGGCACCGGCGACCAATTCCACGATGCGTCGCTGCCCCAGCGGGAACGCGACCTGGAGCGCGCCAAGCGGCTGCTGGCCGAAGCGAACTTCGACACCGCCCGGACGTACGACTTCTTCACCATCGACGAGGCGACCGGGCAGGTCGACTCCGCGAAGCTCTTCGCCCGCCAGGCCGCGGAAGCCGGCGTCAAGATCGAGGTGAAGGTGCAGGATTCGACGACCTTCTACGACTCCACCTGGTGCAAGGCCGACTTGTACATCATGACCTGGGGCACCAACGACTCCGTGGCCTTCTTCGCGGACAAGGTGCTGAAGAAGGACGCGAAGAACAACGAGACCGGATGGGACGACCCGGCGTTCGAGGCCGCGTACTCCGAGCTGCTCGCCGCCCGGGACGAATCCGCCCAACGCGCGGCGTCGAAGAAGATGCAGCGGGCCGAATACGACGGCAGCGGCTACGTGGTGTGGGGGATCGTCGACGGCATCGACGTCGCCGCGAAAACCGTCCGCGGGCTGCCGACCGCCCCCGGATTCGGCCGCATGCAGCTGGAGAAAGCGTGGCTCGCGTCGTAG
- the purU gene encoding formyltetrahydrofolate deformylase, with translation MTRSPLAQPKQAPQERQYILTLGCPDSTGIVSHLSSFLTGIGAWITEAHFFSDPESKWFFTRQAVRADELDMTLEEVREAFRPIVEQLGPEARWKISDNGVPKRAVILVTKEGHCLQDLLGRVDQNDYPMDVAAVIGNHDNLEPLARAHGVPFHHVPFPKDAIGKRRAFDEVAELVNAENPDAIVLARFMQILPPDLCEMWEGRAINIHHSFLPSFMGARPYHQAHKRGVKLIGATCHYATSDLDDGPIIEQDVIRVSHKDTPRDMQREGRDAEKQVLARGLRWHLEDRVQVYGNRTVVFD, from the coding sequence ATGACCCGTTCACCGTTGGCCCAACCGAAGCAGGCCCCCCAGGAGCGCCAGTACATCCTCACGCTCGGCTGCCCCGATTCGACCGGCATCGTCTCCCACCTGTCGTCGTTCCTCACCGGGATCGGCGCCTGGATCACCGAGGCCCACTTCTTCTCCGACCCCGAGAGCAAGTGGTTCTTCACCCGCCAGGCCGTCCGCGCCGACGAACTCGACATGACCCTCGAGGAGGTCCGCGAGGCCTTCCGTCCCATCGTCGAGCAGCTCGGCCCCGAGGCCCGCTGGAAGATCTCCGACAACGGCGTGCCCAAGCGGGCGGTCATCCTGGTGACCAAGGAAGGCCACTGCCTGCAGGACCTCCTGGGCCGCGTGGACCAGAACGACTACCCCATGGACGTCGCCGCGGTCATCGGCAACCACGACAACCTCGAGCCGCTGGCCCGCGCCCACGGCGTGCCGTTCCACCACGTGCCGTTCCCCAAGGACGCCATCGGCAAGCGCCGCGCCTTCGACGAGGTCGCCGAACTGGTCAACGCCGAAAACCCCGACGCCATCGTCCTGGCCCGGTTCATGCAGATCCTGCCGCCGGACCTGTGCGAGATGTGGGAGGGCCGCGCCATCAACATCCACCACAGCTTCCTGCCCTCGTTCATGGGCGCCCGGCCGTACCACCAGGCGCACAAGCGCGGCGTGAAGCTCATCGGCGCGACCTGCCACTACGCGACGTCGGACCTCGACGACGGCCCGATCATCGAGCAGGACGTCATCCGCGTGTCCCACAAGGACACCCCGCGCGACATGCAGCGCGAGGGCCGCGACGCCGAGAAGCAGGTGCTGGCCCGCGGCCTGCGTTGGCACCTCGAGGACCGCGTGCAGGTCTACGGCAACCGAACGGTCGTCTTCGACTAG